One Candidatus Nitrososphaera evergladensis SR1 genomic window, TCTAGGTACGAGCGCGTCATAGATAGAGAAGAGTCCAAGGTCCTGCGGCTGGAGCTGAGCAAATCCAGCGTGGCGACGCGGCTTGCAGAAAGGATAGAGCTTCTTGGCCCGTTTGGCAAGTTCAGGCTGTACAACGTCGACCTTTTGCCCGCGCAGTCGTATTTGTATGAGCATGAACTCTTTCCGCTGGCGTATTGCGAGGTTAACCCCTCCAGTCCCGTGCTCAAGTGGGATGTCTTGGACGATGTCTGGTCCACCGACTACACAGTGCCTGATCTCAAAATCCTGAATCTTGACGTCAGCCTCAGAAAAGAAGCAAAGCTTCCAAGGTTCAGCGACAAGGTAGCGTCGATTACTCTTGCCGGAAAGGACGGCAAAAAAATAATGGTTGAAGCCAAATCCGAAATAGAGATCTTTCAAGCGCTTGAGAGAGAAATCGCAAGGATTGACCCCGACTTTATACTCGTACAAGACGGGGACTCTTTTGTCTTTCCGTACCTCATCCACAGGGCGGCAGAAAACGGCGTCTCCCTTTCATTGAGCAGAGAGTCTACGCGGCTGAGAAAGCCAAAGAAGGAAGGAACGTCGTACTTTTCGTACGGCAGGATACAGTTCAAGCCCACAGCCGTCAAGCTGCGAGGCAGGATCCATATCGACACCCGCAATTCGTTCACGCTGGACGAAACGGGGCTGCACGGCCTGTACGAGATAGCAAGGATATGCCGGATGCCCCTTCACACTGCCTCAAGGGCCTCGATAGGCAAGTGCCTGAGCAGCCTGCAGTTCTACCATGCCCACAAGAAGGGGCTGCTTGTACCGTGGAAACCGGTGCTGGTAGAACATTTCAAGACCTACGGAGAATTGCTGGTTGCAGACAGGGGCGGCTTTCTCTTTGAGCCAAGAACAGGAGTCTATGAACAGGCGGCAGAGTTTGACTTTGCTTCCCTCTATCCATCCATAATGTTCCAGAAAAACGTCTCTGCCGAGACGGTCAGATGCCCTTGCTGCCCCGACTCTAAGGAAAGGGTCCCAGAGCTGGGCTACAACATCTGCGAGAAAAGAAGAGGGATTGTCCCGCAGGCGCTTAAAATAGTCATCAAGAAACGAGCCATGTACAAAGAACTGAAAAAGAACGCAACAGACGACATACAAAAAGCAATTTACGATGAAAGGCAGTCCGTACTAAAATGGATTAATGTCACATCCTTTGGCTACCTTGGGTTCAACAATGCGAAATTTGGCAGGATAGACGCCCATATCGCGGTCTGCGCTTTTGACAGACAGCTTTTCCTTCAGGCCACCAGAATAGCTGAAAGGATGGGCTTTAGGGTCCTGCACGGGATTGTTGATTCGCTATGGCTGCAGAAGCAAAACGCGACTATGGACGACTACGCCGCATTGAAAGAAGCGATAGAGTGTGAGACGGGCTTTTCCATTTCTTTTGAAGGTGTCTACAAGTGGATAGTATTTTTCCAGTCCAAGGAAAGCGACGAGCTTCCAGCGGCCAACCGGTATTTCGGAGCTTTTCAGGACGGAAGCCTGAAGATAAGGGGAATAGAGGCCCGGCGACACGATACTCCTCCTCTTTTCGTAAAGTTCCAGCACCACATCTTGAAGATAATGGCAAGAGGCGACAGTATAGCCGATGTCAGATTGCTAATGACAGAGGTCCGACAGGTCTTTGATGACTATGCTGCCGCCATTAGAGATGGCAGGGTCTCTGCAGATGACCTGGTGTTTACCAAGCAATTATCAAAAGATGCCGGCCAATATCAAGAGCGAAATACAATTGAAAATAATTCAATGTCCCAGCTTGCCAGAGAAGGCAAGAGCCTGAAGGCGGGGCAGATATTGAGATACGTAATTACCGACTACTACCGCGATAGGCACACTACGCCAGAGGAGTTCCTAGATGAAAAAACGCAAATTGATTCAAAGAAATATGTCGAAATTCTTGCAGAAATGTGCAATTCTGTAACCGAACCGTTTGGCCTGCGAATAAAACCCGATGATGACAAAGGAGGCCACCATCAGTTGCAGCTATAGCGGCGGACACCGAGGCGTCAGAGACCACCTAGCGCAGCTTTATCGTGATCTCCTCGCCCATCCCTATCGGCACGGTTACCGACTGAACCTGCGGATGGCTCTGCGCGTGGCGTGCATATTTTCTCATCGTCGGGCGGTAAGGTGGAGGAAAGAGCATGTTGTCTGCAGCGATTATGCCCCCGACCCTTACCAGCTGCAGGACGAGATCGAAATACTTGATGATGTTCTCCTTGTCAGCGTCAAGGAGCACGAAATCAAACCTTTTCCCCTTCAGTTTATGAAGGACATCAAGGGCAGACCCCTGCCGCACCTTGATTATTTTGTCGACGCCGGCATCTCGGAAGTTCTTTTTTGCCCTTGCTATCTTTAGCGGATCGTTTTCTATGGTAACGACCTTGCCACTTTTGCCGACGGCATCTGCGAGCCAGAGCGTGGAAAACCCGGTCGACGTGCCGACTTCAAGCACGCGCCTTGCCTTGATCGCCTTGAGGAGGATATGGAAGAACATGCCGGTGTCGGCGGTGATGGCAAGCATTTCCTCGCCGGACTTGACCCGCGCCCTGCCGCTTTTTTCATTCCCAGACTGCCTGTCGAGCTTGGATATGACGCGCCAGAGTTTTTCGTTCCTGCTAGTTTTTACCACTGCTTCTTCTTTGCTCTGAGAATGCCAAAAGGTTTACTCGCTCGGCATAGTTGTTCAGCTGCCGACGGCAGGCTATGCAGCTGCTCCTCTGTGAGAAAGAGCTTCCAGTTGCAACACTACTATAGCGGAGGGCTCTCGTTTAGCATCAGCGCCAAAAGCGCCGCTCGCAACTCTTTTCCGTTTGCCGCCTGCCTGAAATAGACCGCGTTCTTTGTGTGGTCAATCGAGTGGGATATCTCGTCAAGTCTCGGCAGCGGGTGCATCACCGCCACATCCTGCTTTGCCTTTTCAAGTGTAGCGCTGTCAACGGTGTACGAGCCCTTGACCTTCTCGTACTCTTGCACGTCCGGAAAGCGCTCGCGCTGGATCCTTGTCACGTACAGCACGTCAGCGTGCGCAAGCACATCATCAAGCTCGTGGTGTTCCTTTATCTTTAGCTTGCCCTGCACGTCGTATATCGACTCTTTTCTCACAGCAAGAGACGGAGGCGACACGAGGTGTACGTCGACGCGATAGTTGGCAAGGCCGTACAGGAGAGAATACACGGTCCTGCCGTATTTCAGGTCGCCAACGATTGCTATTGAAAGCCCGTCGATTCTGCCCTTTTCCTTCATGATCGTGTAGAGGTCAAGCAGTGCCTGGGTCGGGTGCTCCTCGCTCCCGCTCCCCGCGTTTATTATCGGATTCTGAGAAAGCTCTGCGGCAAACCTGCTAGAGCCGTCCATGGGATGCCTCAATACAATGACGTCAGAGTAAAGGTCGATAACCCTGATGGTGTCTGCAAGGCTCTCGCCTTTTTCCACCGATGACGATTTCAACTCTGAAATGCCGATGAAACTTCCGCCAAGCGACGCCATCGCAGCCTCAAAGCTCATCCTGGTCCTCGTGCTTGGCTCGTAAAATATGTAGCCAAGCGTCCTGCCCCTTCCAAGCTCTCCGCGCTCGCCCGGCTTCATCGTCCTTATCTTGTCGGTTGCCGAAAAGACGTACTCTAGGTCGGCTTTTGAAAAATCCTTTATCGAGACGATGTCGCGGTCGTAAAAGTGGTTGTTGGGCATTTCTCATCCTTTTGAGAAATAAGGGCTTGTAATAAACCCTTTAGTCAAAGGCCCTTCATGACGGTCGCGTCAATCAGGAACCTGCTCAGAACGCTTTCCGAGACGTCCTTTACATGCGCAAACTCTAGGTAGCGTCCCTGCCGCATCTTGGGCCCTCCAAGCAAGAGCCTGTCCGGGTCAGGAAGGGATGGCCGTATTCAAAGTACAGTTTTACCCTGTCTTTTGCTGGAAAGATGCCGCAGAAATAGCCGACGGCAGGATGCCTGTAGCCTATTGCGTGCCAGCCGGGATAACCTGCCTCCGAGGCACCCTCGACAGTCTTGCTGATTATCGCACGCAGCCGGTTTGTAATTGTCCTTACCTCCGGCGCATGTCCCTCAAGTATCTCTTCAGGCGAAACGGTACGCTTTGGCATTGACGGTCTTTTAGTATATCGAGGCAGAGAATAAGCTTACTTGTCAAACGCGCCAGCGATGCGCTGGAACTCCGAGAGGAACTTTTTGGCCTCCATGTCGTCCTTGAAGTACAGGGAAAAGCTTGAAACGTACTTGCCTATTACAAGGCAGTACTCGCCGTTCTCGTTGTCCTTCTCAAATTCCAGGTAGTCAAGGTCTTTGGGCCCGCCCTTGTACCCGTCGTCGTAGAGCACCGCCTGCATGAGGTTTACGATGTCGTAAAACTCGCCGTACTTCATGGCAAAGTCGATAGAGAGGCCAAAATCTGACGA contains:
- a CDS encoding DNA polymerase domain-containing protein; amino-acid sequence: MTVKGWLLDAYPSEDKMVFWVKQENGKTIRLESSWTPSIYVATDNKSDFSAILHDPELPSMVRAHEVVSRYERVIDREESKVLRLELSKSSVATRLAERIELLGPFGKFRLYNVDLLPAQSYLYEHELFPLAYCEVNPSSPVLKWDVLDDVWSTDYTVPDLKILNLDVSLRKEAKLPRFSDKVASITLAGKDGKKIMVEAKSEIEIFQALEREIARIDPDFILVQDGDSFVFPYLIHRAAENGVSLSLSRESTRLRKPKKEGTSYFSYGRIQFKPTAVKLRGRIHIDTRNSFTLDETGLHGLYEIARICRMPLHTASRASIGKCLSSLQFYHAHKKGLLVPWKPVLVEHFKTYGELLVADRGGFLFEPRTGVYEQAAEFDFASLYPSIMFQKNVSAETVRCPCCPDSKERVPELGYNICEKRRGIVPQALKIVIKKRAMYKELKKNATDDIQKAIYDERQSVLKWINVTSFGYLGFNNAKFGRIDAHIAVCAFDRQLFLQATRIAERMGFRVLHGIVDSLWLQKQNATMDDYAALKEAIECETGFSISFEGVYKWIVFFQSKESDELPAANRYFGAFQDGSLKIRGIEARRHDTPPLFVKFQHHILKIMARGDSIADVRLLMTEVRQVFDDYAAAIRDGRVSADDLVFTKQLSKDAGQYQERNTIENNSMSQLAREGKSLKAGQILRYVITDYYRDRHTTPEEFLDEKTQIDSKKYVEILAEMCNSVTEPFGLRIKPDDDKGGHHQLQL
- a CDS encoding O-methyltransferase, with translation MVKTSRNEKLWRVISKLDRQSGNEKSGRARVKSGEEMLAITADTGMFFHILLKAIKARRVLEVGTSTGFSTLWLADAVGKSGKVVTIENDPLKIARAKKNFRDAGVDKIIKVRQGSALDVLHKLKGKRFDFVLLDADKENIIKYFDLVLQLVRVGGIIAADNMLFPPPYRPTMRKYARHAQSHPQVQSVTVPIGMGEEITIKLR
- the pyrB gene encoding aspartate carbamoyltransferase translates to MPNNHFYDRDIVSIKDFSKADLEYVFSATDKIRTMKPGERGELGRGRTLGYIFYEPSTRTRMSFEAAMASLGGSFIGISELKSSSVEKGESLADTIRVIDLYSDVIVLRHPMDGSSRFAAELSQNPIINAGSGSEEHPTQALLDLYTIMKEKGRIDGLSIAIVGDLKYGRTVYSLLYGLANYRVDVHLVSPPSLAVRKESIYDVQGKLKIKEHHELDDVLAHADVLYVTRIQRERFPDVQEYEKVKGSYTVDSATLEKAKQDVAVMHPLPRLDEISHSIDHTKNAVYFRQAANGKELRAALLALMLNESPPL
- a CDS encoding DUF1801 domain-containing protein yields the protein MPKRTVSPEEILEGHAPEVRTITNRLRAIISKTVEGASEAGYPGWHAIGYRHPAVGYFCGIFPAKDRVKLYFEYGHPFLTRTGSCLEGPRCGRDAT